The Nitrospirota bacterium genome includes a window with the following:
- the fliE gene encoding flagellar hook-basal body complex protein FliE, which yields MNTLKIGPAAIQPIAEPVAPSEASPSRTDGGFLGSLKEAIAKANDIQLEASRQVDALMTGQSENIHQTMVALQQAEISFQLMMQIRNKLVSAYEEIQRMQV from the coding sequence ATGAACACGCTCAAGATCGGACCTGCGGCCATACAACCAATCGCTGAGCCAGTTGCGCCGTCAGAGGCGTCGCCTTCTCGAACCGACGGCGGATTTCTCGGATCGTTGAAAGAGGCCATTGCCAAAGCGAATGACATCCAGTTGGAAGCAAGCCGGCAGGTGGATGCGTTGATGACAGGACAGTCGGAGAACATCCATCAGACGATGGTGGCGCTGCAACAGGCCGAGATCTCATTTCAGTTGATGATGCAGATCCGCAACAAACTGGTTTCCGCCTACGAGGAGATCCAGCGGATGCAGGTGTGA
- the flgC gene encoding flagellar basal body rod protein FlgC, with protein MDITDSIAVSVSALEAQRRRLNVIASNLANAHSTRTPQGGPYRRRDVVFQAVPIAGPFQRALRQAAGPTAHALDGVKVARVVVDPKPGQTIYDPKHPDADEKGFVQLPNVNVMEEMVNMIGASRAYEANVQAINAARSMWNRALDIGK; from the coding sequence ATGGACATAACCGACAGCATCGCTGTATCGGTCTCCGCGCTGGAAGCCCAGCGGAGGAGGCTCAACGTGATCGCGAGTAATCTGGCGAACGCCCATTCGACCCGCACGCCACAGGGCGGTCCCTATCGGCGACGGGACGTGGTGTTTCAGGCCGTGCCGATCGCCGGTCCCTTTCAACGGGCTTTGCGCCAGGCTGCCGGGCCGACTGCCCATGCGCTCGATGGCGTCAAAGTGGCGAGGGTGGTCGTGGACCCGAAGCCGGGCCAGACGATCTATGATCCCAAGCATCCGGATGCAGACGAAAAGGGCTTTGTGCAGCTCCCGAACGTCAACGTCATGGAGGAAATGGTCAACATGATTGGAGCGTCGAGGGCCTACGAAGCCAATGTCCAGGCGATCAATGCGGCCCGGTCCATGTGGAATCGGGCGCTCGACATCGGGAAGTAA
- the flgB gene encoding flagellar basal body rod protein FlgB, whose translation MTIFDKTMDLIERTLDLRGARHRVIASNVANEETPGYRAKDLHFQDALAAAARGRLPVTLAVTHASHIGPQGDGLSRVTGRLAEVPSGDLPLDANSVNLELEMAKLSDNAMHYNTAATILAQRFRQLMSAIRDAR comes from the coding sequence ATGACGATCTTCGACAAAACGATGGATCTGATCGAGCGGACACTCGATCTCCGGGGCGCCCGTCATCGGGTGATCGCCTCCAACGTCGCCAATGAGGAAACTCCCGGATACCGGGCGAAAGACCTCCATTTCCAGGATGCCTTGGCCGCCGCGGCGCGGGGGCGGTTGCCGGTCACACTGGCTGTGACCCACGCCAGCCACATCGGGCCGCAGGGCGATGGGTTGTCGCGGGTGACAGGTCGGCTAGCGGAAGTTCCGTCGGGTGACCTGCCATTGGACGCCAACTCCGTGAATCTTGAATTGGAGATGGCGAAGCTCTCCGACAACGCGATGCACTACAACACCGCTGCGACTATTCTGGCACAACGGTTTCGGCAACTCATGAGTGCGATCAGGGACGCGAGATAA
- a CDS encoding sigma-54 dependent transcriptional regulator, which translates to MNGTAFERSSSGQPAETRTVAIVDDEPSMRTALSETVRRFGYDVVAATDGQEALDRVLASKPWLVLTDLKMPRLGGIELVQEIKKRSPQTKVVLMTAYATVETAVEAMKCGASDYILKPFSTDLLERVIANLEVAQEQGAEAPIPSPGQPILTRDPGMIRLLSTVEAVAASQATVLISGESGTGKELLARFIHSRSPRAHRPFIAVNCAALPDGLLESELFGHERGAFTGALVRKMGKFEMAHTGTLLLDEISEMALGLQAKLLRVLQEREVDRVGGREPVRVNIRVIATTNRSLYREVEQGRFREDLYYRLNVFPVTLPPLRERPADIPMLARHFAKAAAARNGLHAPIISDAALSVLQGRPWKGNVRELENVMERAVLLARNGTIGLEHVSEDSTPLTIQVGEPSGVPEGSTQCRGSLWEMERELIFKTLARVKDNRTHAAKELGISIRTLRNKLREYRQCGGQVVSERT; encoded by the coding sequence ATGAACGGAACGGCCTTCGAACGTTCGTCGAGCGGCCAGCCGGCCGAAACCAGAACCGTCGCGATCGTCGACGATGAGCCGTCCATGCGGACCGCTCTTTCGGAAACGGTGCGGCGGTTCGGGTATGATGTGGTGGCGGCGACCGATGGCCAGGAGGCGCTCGACCGAGTGCTCGCGAGTAAGCCATGGCTCGTCTTGACTGATCTCAAAATGCCCAGACTCGGCGGCATCGAACTCGTTCAGGAAATCAAGAAGCGTTCCCCCCAGACCAAAGTCGTGTTGATGACCGCCTATGCGACCGTCGAAACGGCGGTGGAAGCCATGAAATGCGGTGCGAGCGACTACATTCTGAAACCGTTTTCGACGGATCTGCTGGAGCGGGTCATTGCCAACCTGGAGGTTGCACAGGAACAAGGCGCGGAGGCGCCAATCCCGTCGCCGGGACAGCCGATCCTCACCCGGGACCCCGGCATGATCCGCCTGTTGAGCACGGTGGAAGCTGTAGCGGCCAGCCAAGCGACGGTGCTGATCTCGGGCGAGAGCGGAACGGGCAAGGAATTGCTGGCGCGGTTCATCCACAGCCGGAGCCCGCGTGCGCACCGACCGTTTATCGCCGTGAATTGCGCAGCCCTCCCGGACGGCTTGCTGGAAAGCGAGCTGTTCGGCCATGAGCGCGGAGCTTTCACCGGCGCGCTCGTCCGCAAGATGGGCAAGTTCGAAATGGCTCACACCGGCACCTTGCTCTTGGATGAGATCAGCGAGATGGCGCTTGGCCTTCAAGCCAAGCTGCTGCGGGTTCTCCAGGAGCGCGAAGTCGATCGAGTAGGTGGACGCGAGCCGGTCCGGGTCAACATCCGCGTGATCGCGACTACCAACCGCTCGCTGTATCGGGAAGTCGAGCAAGGGCGGTTCCGTGAGGATCTCTACTATCGCTTGAACGTGTTTCCCGTTACACTCCCCCCGCTGCGCGAGCGGCCGGCTGATATTCCCATGTTGGCGAGACATTTCGCCAAGGCGGCAGCGGCCCGCAACGGGCTTCACGCCCCGATCATCTCCGATGCGGCTCTGTCGGTCCTGCAGGGGCGCCCCTGGAAGGGGAACGTGCGGGAATTGGAGAACGTGATGGAACGTGCGGTTCTGCTGGCTCGGAACGGGACGATCGGTCTCGAGCATGTGTCCGAGGACTCGACCCCTCTAACCATTCAGGTCGGTGAACCGTCCGGCGTTCCCGAGGGCTCGACGCAGTGCCGGGGCAGCCTCTGGGAGATGGAACGGGAGCTGATCTTCAAGACCCTGGCCCGCGTCAAGGACAACCGAACTCACGCGGCGAAAGAGTTGGGAATCAGCATCCGCACGCTCAGGAACAAACTTCGGGAATACCGTCAGTGCGGCGGGCAGGTTGTGAGTGAGCGAACCTGA